Proteins from one Podospora pseudocomata strain CBS 415.72m chromosome 4, whole genome shotgun sequence genomic window:
- the CTU1 gene encoding cytosolic thiouridylase subunit Ctu1 (EggNog:ENOG503NVX5; BUSCO:EOG09262IZ6; COG:J), translated as MAPSLCAICKIERAYIKRPKNHAKLCRECFIRVFEDEIHHTITSSKLFYPGEKVAIGASGGKDSTVLASVLKTLNERHGYGLDLVLLSIDEGITGYRDDSLQTVKNNAVQYGMPLTIVGYKELYDWTMDEVVQTIGKKGNCTYCGVFRRQALDRGAKMLGIKHVVTGHNADDVAETVMMNLLRADLSRLSRSTSIVTGDNRSEVKRSKPLKYAYEKEIVLYAFHKKLEYFSTECIYSPEAFRGSARGLIKQLEKVRPSAILDIVRSGEDMARLVPGESPSSCGCKGQKAQAPVAAAVEEGIGGCGSTNGRTPGGEMAALDKQIRENEEYAELEVDVTKKIPKPKQGEKETQRELPIRTASAPSKGGRQVLGQCKRCGYMSSQEICQACTLLEGLNKNRPQIQI; from the coding sequence ATGGCGCCATCACTATGTGCCATCTGCAAGATCGAAAGGGCATACATCAAGCGACCCAAGAACCATGCAAAGCTCTGCCGAGAGTGCTTCATCAGAGTCTTCGAGGACGAAatccaccacaccatcacaTCATCCAAATTATTCTACCCCGGAGAGAAAGTTGCCATTGGAGCCTCCGGTGGCAAGGATTCGACAGTTTTGGCCTCCGTTCTCAAGACACTCAACGAACGACATGGATACGGACTAGATCTTGTCTTACTGAGCATAGACGAGGGCATCACCGGCTACCGAGATGACTCCCTCCAAACAGTCAAGAACAATGCCGTCCAATACGGCATGCCCCTGACAATAGTCGGATACAAAGAGCTATACGACTGGACCATGGACGAGGTCGTCCAGACCATCGGCAAAAAGGGGAACTGCACCTACTGCGGTGTCTTTCGACGGCAGGCTCTCGACAGGGGCGCAAAGATGTTAGGGATCAAGCATGTTGTCACCGGGCACAATGCAGACGATGTGGCCGAGACGGTCATGATGAACCTGCTGCGCGCGGACCTGTCGCGTCTCTCGCGAAGCACCAGTATTGTGACAGGAGACAACAGGTCTGAGGTGAAGAGAAGCAAGCCACTCAAGTACGCATacgagaaggagattgtGCTGTATGCCTTCCACAAGAAGCTCGAGTACTTCAGTACCGAGTGTATCTACAGTCCCGAGGCCTTCCGTGGAAGCGCCCGGGGTCTCATCAAGCAGCTGGAAAAAGTACGACCAAGCGCTATCCTGGATATTGTACGAAGTGGAGAGGACATGGCAAGATTGGTGCCCGGAGAGTCACCATCATCTTGCGGGTGCAAAGGACAGAAAGCGCAAGCACCTGTGGCCGCTGCTGTGGAAGAGGGCATAGGTGGTTGCGGGTCAACGAACGGCCGCACTCCAGGAGGTGAAATGGCCGCCTTGGATAAGCAGATCAGGGAGAACGAAGAGTACGCAGAGCTAGAGGTCGACGTCACAAAGAAAATACCTAAGCCAAAGCAAGGAGAGAAGGAGACACAAAGGGAACTACCCATCAGAACTGCCAGTGCTCCATCAAAGGGAGGACGACAGGTTCTAGGACAGTGCAAGCGCTGCGGGTACATGTCAAGCCAGGAGATATGTCAAGCATGCACGCTCCTGGAGGGGCTGAACAAGAACCGGCCCCAGATACAGATTTAA
- a CDS encoding hypothetical protein (COG:F; BUSCO:EOG09264881; EggNog:ENOG503NU6R), producing MSKVIRSVKNVTKGYSSVQVKVREATSNDPWGPTGTQMSEIAQLTYNSSTEFYEIMDMLDKRLNDKGKNWRHVLKALKVMDYCLHEGSELVVTWAKQNIFIIKTLREFIYIDEEGKDVGANVRIAAKELSALIADEERLRAERADRRIWKSRVNGLEEYAPQQSREERQPRRERRQPTDEEDTEYRLAIEASKAQEEEDRRKRESRNVDEDDDDLAKAIKLSKEEEERRRRELESTNAAALFDDAPTPTAQPQFTGFNQGYQQGSAVDFFANPIDQSQMQMQPTGYVQNAFTGYGVQQPQPTGYQNGFQNGFGQQPNAFDPYGQQQQQQQAFQPQPTGYNPYLQQQQQQPFQQQQTSQQFLTPQVQENTLQPGSNNPWASNHSTGLQAMKPTPTGSNNPFAQRPSSAFKATSSLGSLPEQKTLSTFSSFTSQPASQSQPQFQSQPSFQLQPPQQQQPQREMTEHEARLNALLSTGEGLDTFGNTGNLRIPAQHTAPGVFVNSAGAGLGRMTADQTGSNPFLRQQFTGMPTVSYGGGGQQQQTGPGAFGGVGGGANNPFAQRSVGQQQQQGDLIQF from the exons ATGTCGAAAGTCATTCGCAGCGTCAAGAATGTCACCAAGGGTTATTCCAGCGTCCAGGTCAAGGTGCGCGAAG CGACCAGCAATGACCCATGGGGACCGACAGGAACACAGATGAGCGAGATCGCTCAGTTGACGTACAATTC GTCGACCGAGTTTTACGAGATTATGGACATGCTCGACAAGCGGCTCAATGATAAGGGCAAGAACTGGCGACACGTGCTCAAGGCGCTCAAGGTTATGGACTATTGCCTGCACGAGGGCTCCGAGCTGGTTGTGACGTGGGCCAAGCAGAATATCTTTATCATCAAGACGCTGCGCGAGTTTATCTAcattgatgaggagggcaaggatgTGGGAGCGAATG TTCGCATTGCCGCAAAGGAGCTGTCTGCGCTGATCGCTGACGAGGAGAGACTGAGAGCCGAGCGAGCCGATAGGAGGATCTGGAAGTCTCGTGTCAATGGTCTCGAGGAATACGCCCCCCAGCAGAGCAGGGAAGAGCGGCAACCCCGCCGCGAGCGACGACAGCCgaccgatgaggaggacacCGAGTACAGGCTGGCGATCGAGGCCAGCAAggcccaagaggaggaggataggagAAAGCGCGAGAGCCGGAacgtggatgaggatgatgacgatctGGCCAAGGCGATCAAGCTcagcaaggaggaagaggaaagacGGCGACGGGAACTGGAGTCGACCAATGCTGCCGCTCTGTTTGATGACGCACCGACGCCAACGGCTCAGCCTCAGTTCACCGGGTTCAACCAGGGCTATCAGCAGGGGAGCGCGGTTGACTTTTTTGCCAACCCGATTGATCAGAGCCAGATGCAGATGCAGCCAACGGGCTATGTACAGAACGCGTTTACCGGGTACGGGGTtcagcagccgcagccaacTGGCTATCAGAATGGCTTCCAGAACGGGTTTGGCCAGCAGCCAAATGCTTTTGACCCGTACggtcaacagcagcagcaacagcaggctTTCCAGCCCCAGCCGACGGGTTACAACCCTTACcttcagcagcaacagcagcagccgttccagcagcagcaaacatCCCAGCAGTTCCTGACACCACAGGTTCAAGAGAACACTCTCCAGCCAGGTAGCAATAACCCCTGGGCCAGCAACCACAGCACCGGTCTTCAGGCCATGAAGCCCACGCCCACAGGTTCAAACAACCCCTTTGCCCAGCGACCATCCTCCGCATTCAAGGCCACCTCCTCGCTGGGTAGCCTCCCAGAGCAAAAGACGCTCTCAACCTTTAGCTCCTTCACATCGCAGCCAGCATCGCAGTCCCAGCCTCAGTTCCAGTCTCAGCCCTCGTTCCAACTGCAGccacctcagcagcagcagccccagAGGGAGATGACGGAGCACGAGGCGAGACTGAACGCGCTATTGAGTACGGGCGAGGGTTTGGATACGTTCGGTAACACGGGTAACCTGAGGATTCCGGCGCAGCATACGGCTCCGGGGGTGTTTGTTAACAGTGCGGGGGCtgggttgggaaggatgACGGCTGATCAAACGGGGAGTAATCCGTTCTTGAGGCAGCAGTTTACGGGGATGCCGACGGTTAgttatggtggtgggggacagcagcagcagacggGGCCTGGGGCgtttggtggggtggggggaggggcgaaCAACCCTTTTGCACAGAGGAGTGTaggacagcaacagcagcagggggaTTTGATTCAGTTTTAA
- a CDS encoding hypothetical protein (COG:S; EggNog:ENOG503P780), whose protein sequence is MPVPFETLIPYVIITAMFGVTGAGLSGIRHYAGGGKKHRWSLDTWDRRSDGPRQTTYRSLARANRQCHSPARLRSQSALERRETLLLINTDGGGVKKALVSKEEGAHMIDRERPHSHDPLRHHGGVQNVKSVSGAGSCSAPPGACMLDISPGLTCTRSACTVLEPVVLPLMEHWQF, encoded by the exons ATGCCCGTTCCCTTCGAGACTCTCATTCCCTatgtcatcatcactgcc ATGTTTGGCGTGACTGGTGCTGGGCTGAGCGGAATCAGACACTACGCCGGTGGCGGAAAGAAGCACAGATGGTCCCTTGATACCTGGGACAGG CGCAGTGATGGACCGCGACAGACGACTTACAGGAGTCTTGCGAGGGCAAACAGACAATGCCATAGCCCCGCCAGGCTTCGAAGTCAATCAGCCTTGGAGA GGCGAGAAACGCTTCTCCTAATCAACACGGATGGAGGCGGCGTAAAGAAGGCACTGGTGTCGAAAGAAGAGGGCGCACATATGATAGACCGCGAACGACCTCATTCTCATGATCCTCTTCGACACCATGGTGGTGTACAAAATGTTAAATCTGTATCTGGGGCCGGTTCTTGTTCAGCCCCTCCAGGAGCGTGCATGCTTGACATATCTCCTGGCTTGACATGTACCCGCAGCGCTTGCACTGTCCTAGAACCTGTCGTCCTCCCTTTGATGGAGCACTGGCAGTTCTGA
- the rpl8 gene encoding 60S ribosomal protein L8 (EggNog:ENOG503NUET; COG:J), producing MPPKSGKRTAPAPFPQGKAGKKAPKNPLLEKRSRNFGIGQDIQPKRNLSRMVKWPEYIRLQRQKKILNLRLKVPPAIAQFQQVLDKNTAAQAFKLLNKYRPETKVEKKERLLKEATAIKEGKKKEDVSKKPYAVKYGLNHVVGLIENKKASLVLIPNDVDPIELVIFLPALCRKMGVPYAIIKGKARLGTVVHKKTAAVLALTEVRSEDKNEFSKLVSAIKEGYLEKNEDARKKWGGGIMGYKAQQRIAKREKALANAIKV from the exons ATG CCTCCCAAGTCTGGAAAGAGaaccgcccccgcccccttcccccaggGAAAGGCTGGCAAGAAGGCCCCCAAG AACCCTCTCCTTGAGAAGCGTTCTCGCAACTTCGGTATCGGCCAGGACATCCAGCCCAAGCGCAACCTCTCGCGCATGGTCAAGTGGCCCGAGTACATCCGTCTCCAGCGCCAGAAGAAGATCCTCAACCTCCGCCTGAAGGTCCCCCCTGCGATCGCCCAGTTCCAGCAGGTTCTCGACAAGAACACCGCTGCCCAGGCtttcaagctcctcaacaAGTACCGCCCTGAGACCAaggtcgagaagaaggagcgtCTCCTCAAGGAggccaccgccatcaaggagggcaagaagaaggaggacgtCTCCAAGAAGCCCTACGCCGTCAAGTACGGTCTCAACCACGTCGTCGGCCTCATTGAGAACAAGAAGGCTTCTCTTGTCCTCATCCCCAACGATGTCGACCCTATTGAgctcgtcatcttcctccccgccctctgCCGCAAGATGGGTGTCCCCTatgccatcatcaagggCAAGGCCAGACTCGGCACTGTCGTCCACAAGaag ACCGCTGCCGTCCTCGCCCTTACCGAGGTCCGCTCCGAGGACAAGAACGAGTTCTCCAAGCTCGTCTCCGCCATCAAGGAGGGTTACCTCGAGAAGAACGAGGATGCCCGCAAGAAgtggggtggtggcatcATGGGTTACAAGGCCCAGCAACGTATCGCCAAGCGCGAGAAGGCTCTTGCcaacgccatcaaggttTAA
- the SAS3 gene encoding Histone acetyltransferase (COG:B; EggNog:ENOG503NU4H), giving the protein MAEAQLMQEQLQLSVMQSEREAELAADGDVAMGEDISAAASQSQIDVGSLAGEHYEDAEMDMDADGEPDDGGEEHDDHSSAQHSDSEQEEDGIFEEDAEEEEDNEVVPAKVRQSRRGSKGRTTRDEDAEEDEDEEDDEGVGAVKIKPGETDDESDSAHSADSASVSDNDSDAGAEEEWEPANNDEAEEDEDETDDGHCVFCKQSEENDPAEEFEVYLACTRCQDNAHQQCARDSKALDGETSRWSTNTLCRTVLTTAAGPESWKCPKCADTESESDAHNEEDVEMDGITDTSAPPSARRAHAPKLARDLLPSQKGAVKPESHSVFNQLVLDEDPMDGSRVLRKRKTSSIEPDEHVMALRKRRRTTTEEASNEEASAGREGSSRPVSRSLRLKILQSSGLASVTKKTRNSIIVKMRVNAVELARISSEKPKGLKKRPNRSNRSGRSGRSARRPSRNDGPRGAGAVQVPIATPFTSTSYSQPFYSFYDRETDELKGKPYGGILTEPEADTSKTMPAPEDRRRFDEAKQKAEEEWRQRLLQVQAETEVPSKKSKKASGPASQIECIQFGGWEIDTWYAAPYPEEYSRNRILYICQFCLKYMNSDYVTSRHKLKCPAKHPPGDEIYRHGSISVFEVDGRKNPVYCQNLCLLAKLFLGSKTLYYDVEPFLFYVLCEYDDLGYHFVGYFSKEKRASSQNNVSCILTLPIHQRKGYGNLLIDFSYLLTRVEQKTGSPEKPLSDMGLVSYRNYWRLTMCKYFVQQREEKGLSIKKISDDTGLTADDVVSALEGLRCLVKDPVTGLYAFRVDLGFCREYVEKWEGKGYVQLNEKALTWTPYVMGRSNATNFELGPALTAIAPREEEEDHQGQKPIVAGDGLVNGNGSFTTQSEGGAGQDVKPPPVEGHVLESTESSTRESNGSAEVKPAEDANGELEDEPQSEDNKNFPGYYDENPQQAEADVEEGPQQEQDPEPKQDPSDWMSQYIGIPPSRFEVVPPLNPRRTDRSRAVVSRPPVVRTASSAARPRPKRSGGSARRPAAARPRASSSANIKRKPGGTGRGPGRWPKGTKKSDYGNADSGPGLPPGWIAERQKEGGEGVMDTVQVQSPGGKGKEGIDLVMSDVVVDGGAGEGEE; this is encoded by the exons ATGGCCGAGGCTCAGCTAATGCAGGAGCAGCTACAACTGAGCGTCATGCAGTCAGAGCGTGAGGCTGAACTCGCCGCAGATGGGGATGTGGCCATGGGGGAGGATATCAGTGCGGCCGCTTCTCAGAGTCAGATTGACGTTGGGAGCCTGGCGGGTGAGCATTACGAGGATGCGGAGATGGATATGGATGCCGATGGGGAGCCTGACGACGGCGGGGAGGAACACGACGATCACAGCAGTGCCCAACACAGCGACTCGgagcaggaagaggatgggattttcgaggaggatgccgaggaggaagaggataaTGAGGTTGTTCCTGCCAAAGTTCGCCAGTCGCGACGAGGGAGCAAGGGGAGGACAACAagggatgaggatgctgaagaggacgaggacgaggaagatgatgagggtgtcGGGGCGGTCAAGATCAAGCCTGGCGAGACAGATGATGAGTCGGATAGTGCCCACTCTGCGGATTCTGCCAGTGTCAGTGACAATGACTCTGATGCtggtgccgaggaggagtgggagccCGCGAATAATGAtgaagcggaggaggatgaggatgagactGATGACGGACACTGCGTCTTCTGTAAGCAGAGTGAAGAAAACGATCCGGCAGAAGAGTTTGAGGTGTATTTGGCTTGCACCAGGTGTCAGGACAACG CTCACCAACAATGTGCCCGTGACAGCAAGGCATTGGATGGCGAAACGAGTAGGTGGTCTACGAATACATTGTGTAGAACCGTGCTGACAACAGCTGCAGGTCCTGAGAGCTGGAAGTGCCCCAAGTGCGCAGACACTGAATCAGAATCCGACGCCCATAACGAAGAAGATGTCGAGATGGATGGCATCACTGACACCAGTGCTCCTCCATCTGCCCGGCGTGCACATGCGCCAAAACTAGCGAGGGACCTGCTTCCGTCACAAAAGGGCGCTGTCAAGCCGGAATCACACTCTGTCTTCAACCAACTCGTCCTCGACGAGGATCCTATGGACGGATCGCGCGTGCTTAGAAAGCGGAAAACATCATCGATCGAGCCTGACGAGCACGTTATGGCCCTGCgaaagaggcgtcggacAACAACAGAGGAGGCGAGCAACGAGGAAGCCTCAGCCGGCAGGGAAGGATCATCTAGACCAGTGTCCCGATCTTTACGGCTCAAGATTTTACAGAGCTCCGGTCTTGCTTCTGTCACGAAGAAGACACGGAACAGCATCATCGTCAAGATGCGCGTGAATGCGGTGGAACTCGCTCGGATCTCATCTGAAAAGCCCAAGGGCCTTAAGAAACGACCTAATAGATCTAATAGGTCGGGGAGATCGGGAAGATCGGCAAGGCGACCATCTAGAAATGACGGGCCTCGCGGTGCTGGGGCGGTCCAAGTCCCAATAGCCACTCCGTTTACTAGCACGAGCTACTCTCAGCCATTTTACTCTTTCTACGATAGGGAGACGGACGAGCTAAAGGGCAAACCATATGGTGGCATCTTGACCGAACCCGAAGCCGACACGTCCAAAACGATGCCGGCACCCGAAGACCGACGTCGTTTCGACGAGGCAAAGCAAAAGGCCGAAGAAGAATGGAGACAGAGGCTGCTGCAGGTGCAAGCCGAGACTGAAGTGCCGAGCAAAAAGTCTAAGAAGGCGTCGGGCCCGGCCAGCCAGATCGAGTGCATCCAGTTTGGAGGCTGGGAGATCGACACGTGGTACGCGGCGCCGTATCCCGAGGAGTACAGCAGGAACCGGATTCTTTACATTTGTCAGTTTTGCCTCAAGTACATGAACTCGGACTATGTCACCTCGAGGCACAAGCTCAAGTGTCCGGCGAAGCATCCTCCTGGGGATGAGATTTACCGGCACGGGTCAATTTCAGTctttgaggttgatggacGCAAGAATCCGGTTTACTGCCAAAACCTCTGCCTGCTCGCCAAGCTGTTTTTGGGATCCAAGACGCTTTACTACGACGTGGAGCCGTTTTTGTTTTATGTCCTCTGCGAGTATGATGATTTGGGGTATCATTTTGTGGGGTACTTTTCAAAGGAGAAGCGGGCGAGCAGTCAGAACAATGTTTCTTGCATTCTGACGCTGCCGATTCACCAGCGGAAGGGGTATGGAAATTTGCTGATTGACTTTTCGTATCTTTTGACGAGGGTTGAGCAAAAGACGGGGTCGCCGGAGAAGCCGCTTTCGGacatggggttggtgtcgtaTAGGAATTATTGGAGGTTGACCATGTGCAAGTATTTTGTGCAGcagcgggaggagaaggggttgagcATCAAGAAGATATCGGATGATACAGGGCTGACGGCGGATGATGTTGTTTcggcgttggaggggttgaggtgttTGGTTAAGGATCCGGTGACGGGGCTTTATGCGTTTAGAGTTGATTTGGGCTTTTGTAGGGAGTATgtggagaagtgggaggggaaggggtatgTGCAGTTGAACGAGAAGGCGCTGACTTGGACGCCGTatgtgatggggaggagcaATGCGACGAATTTTGAGCTGGGGCCGGCGTTGACGGCTATTgcgccgagggaggaggaggaggaccaccAGGGGCAGAAACCGATTGTTGCTGGGGACGGTTTAGTCAATGGGAATGGGTCGTTTACTACGCAGTCGGAAGGTGGGGCGGGACAAGATGTCAAGCCGCCGCCGGTTGAAGGTCATGTTCTTGAGTCTACGGAATCGTCGACGAGGGAGTCGAATGGTTCTGCCGAGGTCAAGCCTGCGGAAGATGCAAAcggggagttggaggatgaaCCGCAAAGCGAAGATAACAAGAACTTCCCTGGCTACTACGACGAGAACCCCCAACAGGCCGAAGCCGATGTGGAAGAAGGCCCgcaacaagagcaagaccCCGAACCCAAACAAGATCCTAGCGATTGGATGTCCCAATACATTGGCATTCCTCCCTCTCGATTCGAAGTCGTCCCACCGCTTAACCCCAGACGAACAGACCGTTCTAGAGCTGTGGTCTCCCGGCCCCCGGTTGTCAGGACGGCAAGCAGCGCTgcgaggccaaggccaaaaCGGTCAGGGGGAAGTGCGAGAcgtcctgctgctgctaggCCGAGGGCTAGCTCGAGTGCGAACATTAAGAGGAAGCCGGGTGGTACGGGCAGGGGGCCGGGAAGGTGGCCCAaggggacgaagaagagtgATTATGGGAATGCGGATAGTGGGCCGGGGTTGCCACCGGGGTGGATTGCGGAGCGGCagaaggagggtggggagggggtgatggataCGGTGCAGGTGCAGAGTcctggggggaaggggaaagaggggATCGATTTGGTGATGagtgatgtggttgttgatgggggggcgggggaaggggaggagtga
- a CDS encoding hypothetical protein (COG:P; EggNog:ENOG503P2HN), with protein sequence MEDDHFLYALSSNNAWAGYKSHQNPHFFPKLADGQTPQILWLGCSDSRCPETTILGLQPGDVFVHRNIANIIAPTDINTSAVIEYAVAHLKVKHVVLCGHTSCGGAAAALSDSRVGGVLDTWLAPLRAVRYANKEVLDAMKDERARGTKIAELNVEAGVNVLMANVTVREAIEERGLQVHGCLFEIGCGRIRDLGLGTKGRGGMGLDGQEDVVRGRHAQIVFRGGRGEMSVK encoded by the exons ATGGAGG aCGACCACTTCCTCTACGCCCTCAGCTCCAACAACGCCTGGGCCGGGTACAAATcccaccaaaacccccacTTCTTCCCCAAGCTCGCAGACGGGCAAACACCCCAGATCC TCTGGCTAGGCTGCTCCGACTCCCGCTGCCCGGAAACCACAATCCTAGGCCTCCAACCCGGCGACGTCTTCGTCCACCGCAACATagccaacatcatcgcccCAACCGACATCAACACCTCGGCCGTGATCGAATACGCGGTTGCCCACCTCAAGGTCAAGCATGTCGTTTTATGCGGGCACACTTCCTGCGGcggtgccgctgctgccctgAGCGACTccagggttgggggggtgctGGATACGTGGCTTGCGCCGttgagggcggtgaggtATGCTAATAAGGAGGTGCTGGATGCGATGAAGGATGAGAGGGCTAGGGGGACCAAGATTGCGGAGTTGAATGTTGAGGCGGGGGTCAATGTCTTGATGGCGAATGTGAcggtgagggaggcgatCGAGGAGCGGGGGTTGCAGGTGCATGGGTGTTTGTTTGAGATTGGGTGTGGGAGGATTAGggatttggggttggggacgaaggggagggggggaatggggttggatgggcaGGAGGATGTGGTCAGGGGTAGGCATGCGCAGATTGTTTttaggggggggaggggggagatgagtGTTAAAtga